The genomic region AGTCTTTCCGCAGTGGCAGTCTGGATTGCTTCGTCGCAAGGGCTCCTCGCAATGACATGGTGAGAGTCTACCGCTTCTCCGGCGGCACCTCACGTAACCGCGCGCAATGCGTCGCGACGTCCTCCAGACTGTACTTCAGATGCACCCGCTTGTCCGACGGCGCCTGGTTGGTCGTGCACACGCCCGGTCGCCATTCCTGCGTGGGCCTGATCGGGCGCGGCGCAAAACCGCCGCCGCAGTTCGGGCAGACGTTGGAGAGTTCCGTCTCCACGCAGTCCGCACAGAACGTGCATTCATAGGAACAGATCCGCGCATCGGTTGCGTTCGGGGGCAGATCGCGGTCGCAATATTCGCAGTTCGGTCGAAGCTGGAGGGCCATGGCTCAATCTCCGCAGATTGGCCGGGATCATCGCAGATCGCGCGCGCAGCGCGAATGCCGGATTTCCCTCGATTTCAGCCGGGCTTGATTTCCTTCAGCGGCAGACGCGTGCTTTCCTTCAGCCTGTCGAGCACGATCGAGGAGCGCACATGCGCGACGCTCTGGTGCGGCATCAGCACGTCGTTGACGAGGTTGGAGAGGCCCTTGAGGTCGTGCAGCACGGCCTTGAGCACGTAGTCGGCGTCGCCTGTCAGCGAGTAGGCCTCCTGGATCTCGTCGATGCGGTTGACCAGAGTCCGAAACCGCTTGGAATTGTCCGGCGAGTGGGTCGCCAGCGTCACCTGGATGAAGGCGACCACGCCGAAGCCGAGCGCCTCGCTGGAGAGATCGGCATGATAGCCCGCAATGACCTTCTCCTCTTCCAGCCGCATCCGTCGCCGCGAGCATTGCGAGGCCGAGAGCCCGGCGAGGTCGGCGAGCTCCTGGTTGGTGAGACGGCCGTCGTCCTGGAGCGCGCCCAGGATCTTGAGGTCGAAGGCATCCACCAAAGTCATGCGCGTTTCACCCACTTCATGCACAAACTGTGCATATGTTAATCAAAAGCCGTCTCATTTGCACGCCCCTTGCGCGTCCCATGAAGGATAGTTCCTCTCAGCAGCAATTTGGGAGAACACCATGGGTCCGTTTCCGCACGATGCACCGCCGGCCACGATCAGCGCCGAGAATCCGATGGGCACCGACGGGTTCGAGTTCGTCGAATATGCGCATCCCAATCCGCAAGAGCTGCACGCCTTGTTCAAGCTGATGGGCTATGTGCCCGTCGCGCGGCACAGAACGAAGAAGATCACGGTTTATCGCCAGGGCGACATCAATTACCTCGTCAACGAGGAGCCCGGCACCCAGGGTCACGATTTCGTCGCCGCGCACGGCCCCTGTGCGCCGTCGATGGCGTTTCGCGTCGTCGATGCGAAGAAGGCCTATGACCGCGCGATTTCGCTCGGTGCCGAACCTGCCGATGCGTCCTCCGCGCAGAAGACGCTCGACGTCCCCGCGATCAAGGGCATCGGCGGCAGCCTGCTCTATTTCGCTGATCGCTATGGCGCCAAGGGATCGGCCTATGACAGCGAGTTCGAATGGCTGGGTGCGCGCGATCCGCGTCCTGCCGGCGCCGGCCTGTTCTATCTCGATCACCTCACCCACAAC from Bradyrhizobium lupini harbors:
- a CDS encoding DUF1272 domain-containing protein — translated: MALQLRPNCEYCDRDLPPNATDARICSYECTFCADCVETELSNVCPNCGGGFAPRPIRPTQEWRPGVCTTNQAPSDKRVHLKYSLEDVATHCARLREVPPEKR
- a CDS encoding Lrp/AsnC family transcriptional regulator, with protein sequence MTLVDAFDLKILGALQDDGRLTNQELADLAGLSASQCSRRRMRLEEEKVIAGYHADLSSEALGFGVVAFIQVTLATHSPDNSKRFRTLVNRIDEIQEAYSLTGDADYVLKAVLHDLKGLSNLVNDVLMPHQSVAHVRSSIVLDRLKESTRLPLKEIKPG